The Tautonia plasticadhaerens nucleotide sequence CCCTGGATGCACGACGAGGTCTGAGCCCTCCCGCCCGGGGGGCGGGGCGGCCTGGCCGTCCTCCTCCCCGAAATCGGCCCCGATGCCGACGGAATTCGGTGGCCCGCCCCCCTCGGGCGGCCGTATCATGGAGGCAGCACGTCGCGACCGGGTCGAGTCTCCTCGGCCCGATCCCCAATCCCCCGGGGCCGAGCTTCCCGAGGTCCGATGGCCGCTTCCGACGCCGACATCCTGCTCATCTCCCAGGTCCGAGACGGCGACACCCGCGCCTGGCAGGTGCTGATCGAGCGCTACGAGGGCCGCCTGCTCGCCTTCGTCGACAGCCGATTGCACGACCGGGCCACCAGCGAGGACGTGGTGCAGGAGACCTTCATCGGCTTCCTCACCAGCCTGCCGAACTACGACGAGCGGCGCGACCTGGAGGCCTACCTCTTCTCCATCGCCGCCCACAAGTTGACCGACCAGCTCCGACGCGCCGGCCGCCGGCCGATCGACCAGTTCGGCTCCGACGACCACGGCCGCCCGCTGGAGGAGGTCGCCGGGCCCGCCCGGGCCGCCAGCAGCATCGCCCGCAGCTCCGAGCGTCGGGAGGCCGAGGAGCGGATGCTCACCGAGGCCCTCGGCCAGATCGTCGGCGACTGGCGGGACAAGGGGGACTTCGCCCGCCTCCGATGCCTGGAGCTGCTGATCGTCAAGAACTGGGCCAACAAGGACGTCGCCTCGTATCTCGGCCTCACCGAGCAGGCCGTCGCCAGCTACAAGTTCCAGACCGTCAGCCGCCTGAAGGAGATGGCCCGACGCTCCGGCATGAGCCTCGGCGGCCTCGACTGAGCCGGCCCCTCAACCGACCCCGACCGATCGGGACATCATCCAGCATGGCCGACCCCGCACCCCCCGCCATCGACGACGAGACCCTCCGCGCCTACCTCGCCGAGACGCTCTCCGGCGAGGAGATGGCCCGGGTCGAGCGGGCCCTCCGGGGCTCGGCCTCGCTCCGGCAGCGGCTCGAAGACGTCCGCCAGGACCGGCCCGAGTCCACCCTGCACACCCTCGGCGCCATCTGGAGGAGGGCCCGGCTCTCCTGTCCCGAACGCGAGGAACTGGGCGGCTACCTGATCGAGGCCCTCGACCCCGAGCACATCGAGTACATCACCTTCCACCTCGACGTGGTCGAGTGCGCCTTCTGCCGGGCCAACCTCGCCGACCTCCGCGGCCAGTTCGCCGCCGACGCCCCCTCCTCCCAGACCCGACAGCGCCGCTACTTCCAGTCCAGCCGCCACCTGCTCGGCAGCGACGACTGAGGGCGCACGAGGAGGAGGCCGGGCCCCTCGTCCTCGAAGGGCCCGGCCTCCCGATTCGGTTCAACGTCCGCCGATCTCGGGGGCGGTCACTGCCCGCCGTTCCGCCGCTTCTGGAGCTTCTCCAGCAGGGCGGGGTCAATCTGCACGCCGGTCTTGCCCCCGGTGGCCGGGGCCTGGCCGTTCACGTCGGTCTTGTCCATGAAGGGGAGCAATTCCCCGGTGGGCAGCCGCATCATCTTCGAGCCGTCGGGCTGGGCGAGGATCTGCGTGCCGTCGGGGAGCTGCTGGACCACCCCCGGCTGCCCCGGGGCCGCGTTGGGCGATGCCGGGGCCGGGGCCGGGACGCCCCCCGGCGGCGGGGCGACGGCACCCGGGGCGGGGGGGGGGGCGGGGGCCGTCGGCATCGAGCCCGGAGGGGGGATGAACCCCGGCGGGAACAGCGAGCCTTGCGGGGCCTGCGGCTGTCGCGGCTGGCCTGGCGCGGGCACCACCCCCGCCGGGGCCGGGGCCGATCCGGGAGGGGCCACGGGCTGGCCGCCGACGGTGAGGCCGGCGGCGTTGCCGGGCCCTAGCAGCGGGGAGACGGTCTGGAAGTCCAGGTCGGCGGGGACGCCCGGGTAGGTCGCGTCCATCTGGACCTGCTGGTTGATCACGTGCGGATAGGGCGTCATCGCCGGGGCGACGCCGCCCGGGGCGGGGGCGGCCATCGGTGGCGGGGCGGCGGCGGCGACCGGGCCGGCCCGCTGGGTGGCGAAGCCGCCGCCGAAGGCCGGGTCGGCGGCGGCGTTCGGCATCGGCGCCGACAGGCCGACGCCCGGGGCCATCGGGGCGGGGGCGGCCGCCGGCATGGGGGCGGTCATCGGCGCCGAGGCGGCGGCCGGGGCCGGGGCGGATTCCCCCCGGAGCGACTCGATCCAGGTCCAGAGGGCCCGGTACTCGGCCGAGTTCGAGTTGGGCAGGATCGGCTTCTGGTCGGGGCCGTGCGGCATGACGGCGTTGATCAGGAGCGGGCTGTGCCCGGGGTTGCTCGGGTCGACCAGGCCGAGCGTGGCGTCCAGGTTCGTCCGGACGAGCAGCGAATTGCGCAGGTCCTTCGGATCCCGGGCCCGGACCAGGCGGAAGTTGCGGTCGGACTCCTCGTCGTGGCAGCTGGCGCATCGGGACTGGAGGACGCGGTGGACGCCGTTCCCGAAGTCCTGGAACCGCCGGACGGCCAGGGCCTCGGGCAGGCCGAAGATCTGGGGCCTGGCGACGGGCCCCTTGTAGGCCCGGATCTGGCCGAGCACCGAGACGTCCAGGTCCCGGGGGGCCATGCCCGAGGCGGCGGCACCGCCGCCGCCGACCGACTCGCCGCCGGTCCGGACGACCCCCGAGTCGACGGCCGCCTCCCGGCGGGCGACGGAGGCCTCCAGGGCCTTGAGCATGTCGGCGGCCTGGGAGTCCCCGGGGCTCCAGCTCAGCAGGGCCCGGAGCTGCTCGGCGGCTTCGCCCTCCATGCCCTGGGTCAGGCACCATCGGGCGAGCCGGAGGTGCTCGTCGGGGTCGCGGTCGGGGAGATGGTCGCGCTGGTATTCGTACGCCTCCCGGAGCGAGCCGAATCGGCCCTCGACCCGGTCGGCGGGAACCCGGACCTCGCCCTCCTGCATCCGGACGACGAAGTCGCCGCGGTCCTCGACGGCCGATCCGTCGAAGCTGCGGACCTTGCCGTCCTTCATCAGCAGGACCGTCCGGGAGGGCTGTGGCTCCTGGCCCGGCGGCCCGGACTCGGCCCCGGTCCCGACCGGGAGGGGGGCCTGGGACAACGGGGGCGCCTCGGCCGATCCGACGGCCGGCGCCGGGTCGGCCGGGGTCCCGTCGTCCTGCGCCGACCGCGACGCCGGGGGCCCGGGCACAGGCCCGGCCACGGCCACGATCGAGTACGCGGACACGGCGACGCCCAGGCCGACGACGATGGGGGGGATGAGGTTCGACATGGTGGCCGGACCCTATCCCCTCCCCTAGAATCCGTCAAGGCGAGCCGATGCCCGGCCCCGTCGGGATCCATCCCGGCCCCGCCCGACCGCCCGAGCGACGCCCCGAGGGACCCTCGCCATGCCCGACCGTTCCGCCCTGCTCGACGACTTCCTCGGCCAGCCGGTCGTCATCGACCTGACCTCCCCCTACGTCTGCATCGGCACCCTCGCCGACGCCGACGCCGCCTTCTTCGACCTCCGGGACGCCGACCTGCACGACCTCCGGGACGGCCGGTCCACCCGGGAGATCTACGTCTTCGACTCCGCCCGCCTGGGCGTCCGCCGCAACCGGGACCGGGTGCTCATCCGCCGAGACGAGGTCGTCGCCCTGACCCGGCTGGCCGACGTCTCCGAGGCGTAGCGCCAGGGCAGCGGGTAACTCGTTCCCGGACGCCGCTCGGCGTCCTCGTCCGACGCCCCCATCCGCCTCGAGTGGTGTATCCGGGAAGATGCCTGCTATGAAGTAGTGGTGGCCCCCGACCCTCGCCCCCGTCCGCGGGGGAGAGGGCGGGCGCAGCCCGGGTGAGGGGGGCCCGGACGATTCACGGGGCTGGAGGCCGGGCGCCGGGACCCCTCACCTCGACCTTCTCCCCGCTCGCGGGGAGAAGGGGCCGGGACCTTCCCATCAACGAACACTGCGGATGGACCACGTACCGCATTCTCAGGGGATCATGACCTTGGACGACGATCTCGACGCGATGGAAGGCGCCGGCACGGGGAACACCAGGGGCCTGCTCGTGGCCCTGGCGGCGGTGGCCGCGCTGGTCGTCGCGGCGATCGCCGTCGGCCCGCTGCTCAGCCCCCGCCCCGAGGCCGACGAGCAGGCCGCCGAAGGCCCCGCCGCCGCCCTGGCGGCCGAGGGGAAACGGCTCTACGAATGGCGATGCGTCAGCTGCCACGGCGAGACCGGCGTCGGCGACGGCCCGATCGCCGGGGACCTCACCGGCCCTCCCCCCGGCGACCTGACCGACGACGACTGGAAACACGGCGACCGACCCGACCGGGTCCTCGCCGTCATCGCCAGGGGGGTCGACGGCACGATGATGGCCGGCTGGGACACCGCCTTCGCCCCCGACGAACTCCGGGCCCTGGCCGCCTACACCTACCGCCTCGCCGGCCGGGACGTGCCGGCCGAGCTGCTCGACGGGGCCGAATGACCGGGGACGGGGCCGATCCCCCCGGACGGGCCCGGCAGCCGGCCCGGTCAGCCCTCGAGGACGACGGCGTCGGCCTCGACCTCGACGAGGGCCCCGGGCAGGATCAGGCGGGAGACCTCCACCATCGTCAGGGCCGGTCGGATCGCCGCGAAGACCTCGGCGTGCTCGGCGGCGACCTCCTCGAAGCGGCCGATGTCGGTCACGTAGATCCGGGTCCGGATCACGTCGCTGGCCTGGCCCCCCAGGGCCTCGATGCTGGCCACCACGATCGCCAGGGCCCGCCGGGCCTGGCCCCCGGCGGTCGGGGCGAGCGAGCCGTCGGGCTCCAGGCCGATCGTCCCGGTCACGGCGATCGTCCCGCCGATCCGGACCGCCCGGGAGTAGCCCGCCTTCGGCTCCCAGGGGGAGCCGGTCGAGGCGAGCCGCCGGGGGCCGTGGGTCGAGACGCTGACGTGGACGCTCTGGCGCATCGGGGGTGCTCCGAAATCGGGCGGCGGGGCGAGGTTCCGCATCTTCGCCCCGGGCGACTCGGCGCGTCAAGCGGGCGGACGCGTCCGGCCGGAAGGCCGTTGATCGGGGGGCCGTCCCGGGCGTACCATCGTGGGGAGATGGCCGGATCGCCGGGCGATCGGGCCGCATTGCCGCATTCTTGAGCGACTTCGAAGGGGAGGCCCGATGGCCGACGCCGCGACGCAGATCGAGGACATCAAGGCGGGCACGGGGCCGGAGGCCCAATCGGGCCAGACGGTGTCGGTCCACTACGTCGGCACGTTGACCGACGGCACGAAATTTGATAGTTCCCGGGATCGGGGCCAACCGTTCTCCTTCCCCCTGGGGGCCGGCCGGGTGATCCGGGGCTGGGACGTGGGGGTGCAGGGCATGCAGGTCGGCGGCCTCCGCAAGCTGACGATCCCTCCCGAGGAGGGCTACGGATCCCGGGGCGCCGGCGGCGTGATCCCGCCCAACGCCACGCTGGTCTTCGAGGTGGAATTGCTGGGGATCAAGTGATCGATCGAACAACCCGAGAGCCGAGGGCGGTGCGTCCCCCTCCCCTCGACGCCGAGGTGCCCATGTCCCACGAGAACGGGCGAGCGGCCGGCGATCATGTCGAGGCGCTCCGGCGCCTGCTCGATGCGAGGGCGGCCGGGCTCTGGTACGTCCGGGGGGATCGCCTGGAGCTGGCCGCCTTCGCGCCCGCCCCGGACATGCCCGGCGACGTGGCCCTGCGGTTCCGGGACGCCGTCCGCCGGGTCGGGCTCGACCGCGCCGACCTCGGCGTCGTCAAGGCCGTCGCCGAGCGCTCCGCCGCCGTCTCCGTGGCCGGCAAGCTGCCCGTCGAGGTCGGCTCCGGCTACTGGCTCCGCGCCTTCGGCGCCGAGCGCTCCGTCGCCGTCCCCCTGCTCGACCCCGAGGGCCGGATCCGGGCCGTCCTCTCCGCCGCCCTGCCCACCCTCGGCCCCCCCGACGACGAGCAGGTCGTCGACACGATCCGCCTACACGGCATCGATTAGGCGGCGGAGGAGCCCCACGTCGGCACCATATCGGTTTTGGTGGCGCCCTGTTGCAAGCACGCATCAACGGTGTTGGCGTCGGGCGATCGCCTCTTGTCCGACGCCCGTGACGCGAACGGGTCGGGGTACGCTTGGAAAAACACGTCGATTCATCCATCGACTAGGGTTAGGCGGCAGAGGTTTCCTCGAATACGCAGCATAAGGCGGAAAATTGGGCGAACCAAATGTTGTGTTTAATTGTCGATTATTAACAGAGGCAGAAACCGCAGGCTACTCGAGACGAACGAATGTCCCAAGAACTTGCCGCTTCTCAGAGTACTCTCGACTGGCGAGCTTTCCTCACGGACCAGCCGGTGGGGCAGCGTATGCTTGTCACAGGGGCAGCATATGATGACCCACGCGACATCTATAAAATCGTTGTGTTGGTCCCTGACCTCCAACTCTACTGCGCTGAGGATTGCGGCGACGTATCATTCTGTAAGGGAGTGGTGAATCGGACTGAGAAGATATTCGCCGGATGTGGTGGTAACGAGAGTCCCATGAGCCGGACCCCACGCGACTCACTGTTGTGGTACACGTGTGAGAAGTGTGGGAAAGCCGCGAAAACCTACGTTGTTCGACTCTGGACTATCACCGACGTTCAAAAACTTGCCGAGTGGCCCCCCTTTGCTCCTCGGACCCCATCCAAAGTCATATGTTTTATCGGACCTGACCGAGACCTCTTTCTTAAGGGGCGACGGGCGGAGATTGAGGGACTAGGTATTGCTGCGCACGCCTATTATCGCCGCGTCATTGAGAATCAGAAGAATCGCCTCCTCGACGAGGTCATTCGAGTTGCACGCCACCTCAATGCGTCTGGGGAAGCCATTCAAAAATTGGAATCTGCAAAAGCAGAATCACAGTTCAGCAAGGCGATGGATAGTGTAAAGGACGCCGTCCCCGATGCGTTGCGGATCAACGGCCACAATCCGTTCACCCTTCTCCATAGCGCCTTGAGTGAGGGTCTTCACGACGCCTCGGACGAATATTGCCTTAGGTTAGCCAATGCGATCCGCCTCGTCATGGTTGAGTTTGCGGAGAGGCTGGCTGAGGTCATGAAGGATCAAAAGGAGTTGAACGATGCGCTCAATAGGCTATTGAATCGGACGAGTTGAGGTAACTTCGCCGAACCAGGCGGCGGGGTGGCCGGGGTCGTCCCGACCCCAGTCGAATCACGCCGGCTGATGCGAACGGATAGGTTCTGGACGGCGGGGTGGCCGGGGTCGTGACGACCCCGGCCACCCCGCCCCTCATCACGTCACTCGGCCGAGACCTCGACGGCCATCATGGCCTCGACCTCGTCCGGCTCCGAGGGGAGGGCCTCGCTCAGCTTCACCAGGCCGTCGGCGGCGGCGAGGTAGTCGTCCTCGATCCGGACGCCGAGCGATTCCTCGGGGATGTAGATGCCCGGCTCGATGGTGAAGACGGCCCCCTCGGGGATGGGCCGGCGGTAGTCGCCGACGTCGTGCACGTCCATCCCCAGCCAGTGGCCGAGGCCGTGGACGAAGTAGCGCTCCAGGGTCCGGCCCTGGGAGTCTCGCAGGGGACTCTCCTTCATGCGGGCGATGGCGGCCTGGTGCAGGTCGTTGATGGTGGTCTTGCCGGGCTCGAAGGCCGATTCGGCGGCGCGCTGGGCGTCGAGGACGAGCTGATAGACCTCCCGCTGGCGGTCCGTGAAGCGGCCGGAGACGGGGTAGGTGCGGGTCAGGTCGGCGGCGTAGTAATCGAATTCGGCGCCGATGTCGATGACGACGAGGTCGCCGTCCTCCATCCGCCTGCGGTTGGCGTTGTAGTGCAGGACGACGCTGTTGGGGCCCGAGCCGACAATCGAGGCGAACGCCTCCCTCTGGGCGCCGTTGCGGGTGAAGGCGTATTCGAGCGCCCCTTGGGCCTCGTATTCATGGGTGCCCGGCTCGATGACCCGGGCGGCGTCGCGGTGGGCCTCGATCGTGATGTCGATGGCCCTCCGGAGCAGAACGACCTCGGCGTCGGACTTGATCAGCCGGAGCGAGGCGATCGATGGCGACACCTCCTCGAACCGGGCGTCGGGGGAGAGCTGTTCGAGCTGGTCCCGGAACCGGGCCTCGGGGGAGCCCTCGCCGTCCCGACGCGGGGGCAGGTGGGTGTAGATCGTCGCCGGCCCGTCGGCCTCGGCCTCGGCGTCGGCGTCGGCGTCGCCCGTGCCGGCGTCGGCGTCCGATTCCCCGCCCTCCTCGGCGGCGTCCCGGCCGAGGGCCTCGGCCAGTCGGGCCTCGAAGTCGGCGGTCGGCAGGGCCTCGTCGAGGCCGAAGGCCCGCGCCGTCTCCTCGCCGGGGACGACCTGGGGGCCGCTCCAGCGCTCGGCGAAGGGGTTGCGGGGGGGGAGGAAGACGACGGAACGGGCCTGGCCCTCGGGGTCGAGTCCTTCGGGGACCAGCAGCAACAGGGCGTCGGGCTGCTCGATGCCGGTGAGGTACATGAAGTCGTTCCGCTGGCGGAACCGGAAATAGTCCTCGGCCATCGGCTCGGCCCCCCGGACGACGACGACCCCGCCCCCGAGGAGGTCCTGCAACGCCTCCCGACGCGAGGCATATTCGGCGACGGGCAGGCCGGAGGCCGTCGGCTCCTGCCGGGCGGTCGAGGGCGGGGCGATCGCCAGCAGGATCAGGCCCGCGAGGGCGATCGGCCGGTTGGGGCGGGGCAGTCGGCTCATCGGCGGGGGTCCTCCGATCCGTCCGGGAGTCGGCCAGGCCCGGGCCGGGC carries:
- a CDS encoding RNA polymerase sigma factor, with the protein product MAASDADILLISQVRDGDTRAWQVLIERYEGRLLAFVDSRLHDRATSEDVVQETFIGFLTSLPNYDERRDLEAYLFSIAAHKLTDQLRRAGRRPIDQFGSDDHGRPLEEVAGPARAASSIARSSERREAEERMLTEALGQIVGDWRDKGDFARLRCLELLIVKNWANKDVASYLGLTEQAVASYKFQTVSRLKEMARRSGMSLGGLD
- a CDS encoding c-type cytochrome; translation: MDDDLDAMEGAGTGNTRGLLVALAAVAALVVAAIAVGPLLSPRPEADEQAAEGPAAALAAEGKRLYEWRCVSCHGETGVGDGPIAGDLTGPPPGDLTDDDWKHGDRPDRVLAVIARGVDGTMMAGWDTAFAPDELRALAAYTYRLAGRDVPAELLDGAE
- a CDS encoding RidA family protein — encoded protein: MRQSVHVSVSTHGPRRLASTGSPWEPKAGYSRAVRIGGTIAVTGTIGLEPDGSLAPTAGGQARRALAIVVASIEALGGQASDVIRTRIYVTDIGRFEEVAAEHAEVFAAIRPALTMVEVSRLILPGALVEVEADAVVLEG
- a CDS encoding FKBP-type peptidyl-prolyl cis-trans isomerase, translating into MADAATQIEDIKAGTGPEAQSGQTVSVHYVGTLTDGTKFDSSRDRGQPFSFPLGAGRVIRGWDVGVQGMQVGGLRKLTIPPEEGYGSRGAGGVIPPNATLVFEVELLGIK
- a CDS encoding aminopeptidase P N-terminal domain-containing protein, whose product is MSRLPRPNRPIALAGLILLAIAPPSTARQEPTASGLPVAEYASRREALQDLLGGGVVVVRGAEPMAEDYFRFRQRNDFMYLTGIEQPDALLLLVPEGLDPEGQARSVVFLPPRNPFAERWSGPQVVPGEETARAFGLDEALPTADFEARLAEALGRDAAEEGGESDADAGTGDADADAEAEADGPATIYTHLPPRRDGEGSPEARFRDQLEQLSPDARFEEVSPSIASLRLIKSDAEVVLLRRAIDITIEAHRDAARVIEPGTHEYEAQGALEYAFTRNGAQREAFASIVGSGPNSVVLHYNANRRRMEDGDLVVIDIGAEFDYYAADLTRTYPVSGRFTDRQREVYQLVLDAQRAAESAFEPGKTTINDLHQAAIARMKESPLRDSQGRTLERYFVHGLGHWLGMDVHDVGDYRRPIPEGAVFTIEPGIYIPEESLGVRIEDDYLAAADGLVKLSEALPSEPDEVEAMMAVEVSAE